The sequence below is a genomic window from Streptomyces sp. V1I1.
CCGAGTCGTCGAGGCGGACGGCCGAGAGGTCCTCGTCGTTCCAGGCGTCGGCGGCGGTCAGGACCTTGTCGGGGTTGCCGTTCATCAGCTCGTGGTGGCGGCCGTTGTAGATGTCCCACTGCCATTGTGTGCCGGACAGCACCGGTCCCGAGTCCTGAAGGCGGGACCACCAAGCGGCACCTGGCAGGCGGGAGTCCAGGGCCTGGTACATCGCCTTGCCGACAGTCGGGGCCTTGTCGGAGACGCTCCCGGTCAGCGGATGGCCGAACTCGCTGACGACCGCCGCCGTGCCCGCGCCGGCCGCGCGGTCGCGGACGGCGCCGAAGTCTCCGGCGTACTGGCCGTCGGCGGCCTTGCCCCACATGAAGATGCCGGAGATGGCCTTGTGGTCGTAGAAGTGGGTGTTGAAGACATACCGCGGGCCGATGGTGCCGGCGTCGAGCAGCCCGCCCTCCTGCTTCTGAAAGGCGAGGTTGGAGTTCCAGAAGAGGTTCGGTTCGACGAAGGCGGGCTTGCTCTGCCAGCCGGCCGCGTCCATGCGGGCGCGGAACTTCTCGTAGAAGGGCCAGAGCAGCTCGCGCTCCCAGGCCCGGCTGGACTGCCCGGAGTCGTACGAGCCCGCGTGCGGTTCGTTGTACGGGTCGAAGCCCGCGACCGCCGCGAACTCAGCGGCGCTGAGGTGCTCGGCGAAGTACGCCATGGTGGTCTGGGCGGTCGCGAGGAAGGCGTCCTGGACGCCGCCCTTGTTGTGCCAGAAGTCGTACGTCGCCCGCTTCACGGCTTCGTTCTGCGTGATGTTCTGTCCCCAGAACAGGCAGATCCCGCACGACTCCCGCGGGTAGCCGCCGGCCTCGACTGCCCACTTGGGGGCACCGTCGCCGGTGTACCAGCTGCCTTTGTTGAAGAGGTGCCGGGAGTAGAGGTCCTGGTGGAAGTCGGGGTAGACGCGGATGCCTGTCTTGAGGAAAGCCCGCAACTGTGCGGTGGCGGCGGTGAGATAGGCCCGGTCCACCTGCCCCCGCACGGGTTCGGCGTGAGCCCATGACAGCAGGAAACGGACGGCGTTGCCGCCGCCGAGCGCACGAAGCGCGGTCGCGGACTTTTCGGCGTCGGCGACGGATGCGAAGGGCAGTCCGCCGTTCTCCTCCAGCTTGGTCTCGCCGGAGACGTTGTACCCGCGCAGGACCACCTCGCGGCCGAGTCCGTCTTTGAAGCGGCCGCCCTCGACCGTGAAGGCGGACGCGGCCTGCTCGTCGAACCAGAGGGAGTCCGGGGCGGGCGCCGCGGCGGACGGCACGCTCCCTGTGGTCAGGGACGCGGTCATGAGGATGACGAGACCGATCAGACGTGCGCGCATCTTCGCCATGCCCATCACAGTTCCTGACACACCGTCAGACTGTCAATGGTTGCACCACGGGCGACGCGGGACACGACAAGGGGAGCCCGAAGGAGCACCGAGGCAGCACCGACCCCGAGTGGTGCCAAAGGCCGAGGTATTCGCAGGTAACCGGGGTATCGACAGGTAACCGAGGTATCCGCAGGTAATCGACCATTCCCCTCGCATCCGGCGCATCTCCGTTATGCGGTTATCTTCGCTTCTCCGAGCCGCCGAGCCATTTCCCCCGCAATGCCACACCCTTAGCACCGCCTAACACCTTCTGCACACGCCCCGGAAACACTCCCTACACATAGACGCTGCGGTGCGTACGACACCTGACACGAGGTTGCTTCCTTCGGTGAATCTGCACACCGAATGCGCAGACGTCACATCGCCTCCCGCGGACCTCCCCCGCCCTGACCAGTACATCTACCCTTTGATGCGGAATGTCCAATTTTTAACCAAGTGGGAGTCAGCTCAAGGGAATTACAGTGGCTCACTGTGTGAAGAAGATGCCACCAAGCCATGGACACACCTGCACGTCAGGTAATTCAACGGCTGCCTTTCGACCGCATCAGCAGTTGTCCGATTGGCTGCGCAACGCGCCTGCGTGCTTTGATCCTTCGCACTGCGGGAGCCGAAAGACTCAGTCGCAGCACTCGAGATATCCATGCGAAGGGAACCCCCTCATGAACTCCACCCCCCAGGTTCAGACCCAGGAAATCTCCGACAGCGACCTGGACAACGTGTCCGGCGGCCTGGTGGGCCAGGCTGCCGGCGCCGCGCTCGGCACCGTCGACTCCGTCATCCCGGTCTCCGGCGTCGTCGGCGCCGCGTCCGGCACCGTCGGCTCCGTGGTCGGTACCGCCGAGGGCCTCACCGGCCTGGACACCTCCGGCGTCACGGGCCTGGTCGCCGGTCTCTGAGCCGGTCGTGTGCCGCTCAGCGGCGCATCCCCAAGCGGTGACTACGGCTCGTCGGCTCCCCCTCCTTGCCGACCGGCCGGACCGTATGCCCCGGATCCAAACCAGGGTCCGGGGCATACGGCCGCCGCCCGGCGGGCTCGCCAAGCGAGCCGCGCCGAATACCCGCCAGCACCATCGCAGTTGAGGGAAGAGTGTCGTGCAGTTCCGCCAACAGGCCCTTTCCAAGCTGCAATCGCCGGAAGAAATCGATCTGCCGGTGCGTTTCGCCCGCCCGCAGGGGTGGCTCGTCCTGGCCGTCACGGTCGTCGTCATGATCGCCGCATCCGCCTGGGCGGTCACCGGAACCTTGACCTCCACACTCGGCGCGCCCGGAATCCTCACCCACGCCCAGGGCAGTTATGTCCTGCAGAGCCCCGTCGCGGGCCAGGTCACGGATGTGCTCGCCGAAGAGGGCGCGAGGGTTTCCGCCAACGCTCCCCTGGTGAAGCTCCGTACCGCCGAGGGCAGCACCGTCGTCCGTACGATCGCCGCGGGCCGGCTGACCGCACTCGTCGCCACGATCGGCTCCGTGGTCACGACCGGAGCGGATGTGGCGGCCGTGGAGAGGATCGACAAGCCGGACGACCCCCTGATGGCCGTCCTGTATGTGCCCGCCGACAGCGGATCGACGGTGCCCGTGGGCGCTTCGGTCGATCTCACCGTCCAGTCGGTGCCCACCCAGCAGTACGGAGTACTGCGCGGCCGGGTGAAGGCCGTCGGCCGGACCGCCCAGACCCGCCAGCGGATCACCGGCTTCCTCGGCAGCAGTCAGCTGGGCGAGCAGTTCTCGAACAAGGGTCAGCCCGTGGCGGTCCTGGTACGCCTCGACCCGTCTTCGCGCACCGAGTCCGGCTATACCTGGTCGTCCGCGGACGGTCCGCCGTACGCCGTCGACTCCATGACCCTGACCACCGGCTCCATCAGGCTGTCCGAGCAGCACCCGATCGATTGGCTGCTGCCGTGACCGCGCAGAAGCAGAAGCAACAGCTGCCCCCGCCGGCGGGCGGCCGCGGACGCCATCGCCCGGAGGGAACGCCGGCCTCCCGGCGCGGCTCGCGCCGCGCCGGCCCCCCGCCCAAAGCCAAGAAGGCCAAGAAGCAGCAGGCCGTTCGCACCCCCACCGTCCTCCAGATGGAGGCGCTGGAGTGCGGCGCCGCCTCACTGGCCATGGTGCTCGCGCATTACGGGCGGCATGTGCCGCTCGAGGAGCTGCGTATCGCGTGCGGTGTCTCCCGCGACGGCTCGCGCGCCAGCAACCTGCTCAAAGCGGCGCGCAGTTACGGTCTCCAGGCCAAGGGCATGCAGATGGAGTCGGCGGCGCTGGCGGAGATGCGGGCGCCGGCGATCCTGTTCTGGGAGTTCAACCACTATGTCGTCTACGACGGCATGGAACGCCGGTTCGGCCGCCGGGGCGTGCACATCAACGACCCCGACAAGGGCCGCCGCTTTGTGGCGACGGAAGACTTCGACACCAGCTTCACCGGCGTCGCGCTGATCTTCGAACCCTCCGACAGCTTCCGCCGGGGCGGCCGTAAGCCGGGGATCATGGGCGCCGTGCCCGCGCGGCTGCGCGGTACGACGGGCACTCTGCTGGCGGCTCTGCTCGCCAGCCTGCTGCTCGTCGCGGTCGGCGCCGCGGTGCCGGCGCTGAGCCGTACGTACATCGACATGTTCCTGATCGGCAATCAGACCTCCTTGCTGGGACCCCTGTTCGCGTCGATGGCCGTGATGGTGGCGCTCACCGCCGTGCTCACCGGCCTGCAACAGGCGAACCTGCTGCGCGGCCGCATCATCTCGTCCACGCTCAGCAGCGCCCGTTTCCTGCGGCATCTGCTGAGACTGCCGGTCACGTTCTTCGCCCAGCGCAGTCCGGCCGATCTGGTGCAGCGCCTGCAGTCCAACGACGCGGTCGCCGAGACTCTGGCGCGGGACCTCGCCGCCGCGGGCGTGGACGGCGTCGTCGTCATCCTCTACGCCGTCCTGCTGTGGACGTACGATCCTCAACTCACCGTCATCGGCGTGCTGATCGCGCTGCTCAATGTGGTCGCAATGCGCATCGTGATCAGGCTGCGGGCCACCAACACCCAGAAGCTGCGCGCGGACAGCGCCCGGCTCACCAACACCTCGTACACCGGTCTTCAGCTGATCGAGACCATGAAGGCCACCGGCGGTGAGAACGGGTACTTCCGGCGCTGGGCGGGGCAGCACGCGACCACGCTGGAGGTACAGCAGCGGCTCGGTGTGCCGAGCGCCGCCCTCGCAGTCGTCGCGCCCACCCTCGCGATGCTCAACAGCGCGCTGATCCTCTGGATCGGAGGACTGCGGGCGGTGGAGGGCCATATCTCGATCGGTCTGCTCGTCGCCTTCCAGGCGCTGGTGACGCGCTTCACCGCGCCGATCACCCGGCTGAACGGAGTGGCGGGCAGGATCCAGGACTTCGCCGCCGATGTGGCCCGGCTCAAGGATGTCGAGAATTTTCCCGTCGACGCGCTGTACTCACGCCGGGAGCAGGACGCGAGCACCCGCAGGCTCAAGGGCCATGTGACGCTGGAGAACATCACCTTCGGCTACAGCCCGCTGGACAAGCCGCTGCTCAGCGAGTTCTCGCTGACGGTGGGACCTGGGCAGCAGGTGGCGCTCGTCGGCGGGTCGGGCAGCGGCAAGTCCACCGTCTCCCGGCTGATCTCCGGCCTCTACAGCCCGTGGGAGGGGACGATCCGTATCGACGGGCAGCGCCTGGAGGACATTCCCCGCAGCGCGCTGGCCGCCTCGGTCTCCTTCGTCGACCAGGACGTCTTCCTCTTCGAAGGCACCGTCCGGGACAACGTGGCGCTGTGGGACCCGTCGATACCGGACGAGGCCGTCGTCACCGCGCTCAAGGACGCAGCGCTCTACGACGACGTGATCGCCCGGCGGCCCGACGGCATCCACAGCCGGGTCGAGCAGGACGGCCGCAACTTCTCCGGCGGTCAGCGCCAGCGGCTGGAGATCGCCCGGGCGCTGGTCCGGCGGCCGAGCATCCTCGTGCTCGACGAGGTCACCAGCGCCCTGGACGCACAGACCGAGCAGGTCATCATCGATAATCTGCGGCGGCGCGGCTGCGCTTGCGTCGTGATCGCCCACCGGCTGAGCACGGTGCGCGACAGCGACGAGATCGTGGTACTCGACCATGGTTCGGTCGTCGAACGCGGCAGGCACGAGCAGCTGGTCGCCGCCGGGGGTCCGTACGCCGACCTGGTCAAGGAGCACTGACGTGGCATCCGTTCACCCGTCCGCGGTCGCGGGACCGGGCGAGACCGACGCGGTGACCCACGCGCTGGGCGGCCTCGGCGCGCCCGTCGACTGCACCGGCCTGCGCAGCCTGGCGCTGGAGGGGCCGCAGGTGCTGTGGCTCGTCGTCGGCGGGGCGCTGGATCTCTTCGCGGTCGACGCGGCCCAGCAGGGGCACTGGCACTTCCTCGGCCGTCTCGAAGCGGGCACACTGCTGCTCGGCCCGGTGGACGGCCCGCGGCACACCCTGCTCGGCAGGCCTTCGCAGGACTGTCTGCTGCGCCGGATCCCGCTGCGGGAGCTGTACCGGCCGGAGTACGAGACGTACGAGACTGAGTACGGGATGTACGACACCGCCTCCGGCACGTACAACACCGCGTCCGGGACGTACGACACTGCGTCCGGGACGTACGACACTGCGTCCGGCACATACAACACCGGCTACGAAACATCCGACACCGGCTACGAGGCGCCCAGTCCCCTGGAGTACGCCTTCGCTCTCGGCACCGGGCGGGGCCTCGGCGTCCTGTTCCAGGCTCCGCTCGACGGCCGGCCCGCGACCGACGGGGCCGTGGCCGACGACGACATCCTGTGGATGCCGGTCTCCCCCGGCAGCGTCCAGTACGGCGCCGCGTACAGCGCGGAGGCGGCCGGGGACCTGCTGGTCGACGCTGCGTTGTGGCAGCAAATGGTCAACCAGCAGTACCGGCTGCTGTCCGCGGTGGACCGCTGGATCGAAGAGCTGGAGCGCGCGCACGAGGACCGAACGGCCGCCGGTATCAAGGCGGGCGAGACTGTCCGCGCCCGGGCCGACCAGGCGCTGCTGGCCTCCATCGGCAGGCCGGAACGGGCCGGCCGGGCATCCACCGGCGCTGACGTGGCGACCGACGACGCCACGTTCGCCGTCTGCCGACGGGTCGCGGAGGCCGCCGGGATCACGCTCTCCGAGCCGTCGAAGAGCGGTGCGGTGGGCGACCGCGTCAGTCCCGTCGAGCGGATAGCGGTCGGCTCGCGGATCCGTACCCGCGCGGTCAGACTCGACGGTCGCTGGTGGCGTACGAACACCGGCCCCCTGGTGGGCCATTGGGCCAAGTCGGGTGCCCCGGTCGCGCTGCTGTGGCGTCGCGGCCGGTACGAAGCGGTGAACCCGGCCTCCGGACTGCGGATACGCATCGGCAGCAACAGCGCGGAGGAACTCGAACCGCGCGCCGTGATGTTCTACCGCCCGCTGCCGGAACGGCCCATGACCGCCTGGCAGCTGATGCGCTTCAGCCTGCGCGACACCCGCATGGACCTGCGCAATCTGGCGTTCGCCGGGCTGGTGACTGTGGGCCTCGGCGCGCTGGTGCCGATCGCGACCGGACAGGTGCTCGGCGTGTATGTGCCGACGGCCGAGAAGAACCTCATCGTCCAGGTCTCACTCGCGGTAATGATCGCCGGGGTCGTCTCCGCAGCTTTCATGCTGCTGCAGAACCTCACCATTCTGCGGATGGAAGGACGTATCGAGAGCGCGCTGCAACCGGCCGTGTGGGACCGGCTGCTGCGGCTGCCGACCAGGTTCTTCACCGAGCGCTCGACCGGAGAGCTGGCGAGTGCGGCGATGGGCATCAGCGCCATTCGCCGGGTGTTGTCGGGCATCGGCCCGGTGGCCGTGCAGGCGAGCACGGTCGGCGCGATGAACCTCGTACTGCTGCTCTGCTACAGCGTTCCGCTGGCGCTCGCCGCGATCGCCATGCTGATCCTCATCGGAGCCGTGTTCCTCGGGATGGGCCTGTGGCAGCTGCGGTGGCAGCGGCAGCTCGTCGAGCTCGGCAACAAGCTCAACAACCAGGCGTTCCAGACCCTGCGCGGGCTGCCCAAGCTGCGCGTCGCCGCGGCGGAGAGCTTCGCGTACGCCGCTTGGGCGCGGGAGTTCGCCCGCTCCCGTGAACTGCAGCAGCGCGCCGGCCGGATCAGGAACCTGACCACGGTCCTCGACGCGGTCTATCTGCCGCTCTGTTCGCTCACCATGTTCATGCTGCTGGCCGGCCCTGCCCGTGGCAGCATGTCGGCCGGTGAGTTCCTGACCTTCAACACCTCCGTGACCATGCTGCTGACCTCCGTCACGCAGGTCTCCGGGGCGCTGGTCTCGGCCGCCGCCGTCCTGCCCATGTTCGAACAGATCAAGCCGGTACTCGACGAGGCCCCTGAGGTCCGCGGCGCCAGCGCCCAGCCCGGCACCCTGACCGGTGCGATTGAGGCCAGGAAGCTCTCCTTCCGCTACTCCGACGACGGTCCCCTGGTCCTCGACGACGTGTCTCTCCAGGTGCGTCCGGGCGAGTTCGTGGCGATCGTCGGCCCCAGCGGATGCGGCAAGTCGACGCTTCTCCGCCTCCTCATCGGCTTCGACAAGCCGGCCTCGGGCAGCGTTCTGTACGACGGCCAGGACCTGGCGGCCCTGGACCAGGCCGCCGTCCGCCGCCAGTGCGGTGTCGTCCTGCAGAACGCACAGCCGCTGACCGGCTCGATCCTGGACTGCATCTGCGGCGCCGAATCCTTCTCCCAGGAAGAGGCGTGGGAGGCCGCCGAGATGGCGGGCCTGGCCGAGGACATCAAGCGCATGCCGATGGGCCTGCACACCATGATCTCGGCCGGTGGCGCGATCTCGGGCGGCCAGCGCCAGCGCCTGATGATCGCCCAGGCCCTGATCCGCCGCCCGCGCATCCTGTTCTTCGACGAGGCGACCAGCGCGCTGGACAACGAGACCCAGCGCATCGTGATCGAGTCCACCCGCCAACTGAGCGCCAGCCGCGTGGTGATCGCCCACCGGCTGTCGACGGTGATGGACGCCGACCGCGTGATCGTGATGTCGGACGGCCGCGTCGTGGAGCAGGGCCGCCCGGCTGACCTGCTGACCAACGCGGGCGGCGCGCTTCACGAACTGGTGCGACGGCAGATGACCTGAGCCGGCGGACCCGTGGAACCGGTCGTCACTGACCGGTCACGCCGTCCAGGTGCGGCAGGTAATGATCGAGGCGTTCCCGCTTGGTCAACAGATACGACATGTTCTCCTCGCGCGGCGGTATCAGCAGCGGAACCTGCTCGGTGATTTTGATGCCGTGCCGCAGCAGTGCTTCGCGCTTGAGCGGGTTGTTCGACAACAGCCGCACGGACTGCACACCGAGGTCGTGCAGGATCTCCGCCGCCACCCGGTAGTCGCGGGCGTCGGCCGGGAACCCGAGGGCGAGATTCGCTTCGACCGTGTCCAGCCCCTCCGCCTGGAGCTTCATGGCCCGCAGCTTGGCCAACAGGCCTATCCCTCGCCCCTCGTGCCCCCGGAGGTAGACGAGAATGCCGCGCCCTTCCGTCACGATGGCGTGCAGTGCGGCGGACAGCTGATCGCCGCATTCACAGTGCTTGGACCCGAAGACATCTCCGGTCAGACACTCCGAATGCACGCGGGTAAGTGCTCCCTCTTTCTCGGCATCGCCGTATACCAGCACCATTTGTTCGTCCCCGCTTTCGCGGTCCAGGTAGCCGACAGCGAGGAAATCGCCGTGCGTGGTGGACAGCCGGACATCCACCACTCGTTCGACACCTGAAGGACGAACACTGTCGCCGAACACGCCATCACTTTCTGTCATGACCCCGATCCTATCTGGCAATCTCTGGGCGGCGTAGGTCAAAATGACGAAGAAGCATCAACTGACTGCCCGTTTCATCACGTTCGACCATGGACGCGCGGAGCGAACAACGAAAGGCCCTAAAACAATGAGTGGTTCACAAACGCCACAGGCATCGGGCCTGTTGCCATGGGACTCCACGGAGGACGTGCGGTCCCGGCAGGCCGATGTCGCCGTCCTTCCCATAGGCAGCTTCGAGCAGCACGGTGCGTTCCTTCCCCTGGTGACCGACACGGTCGTCGCCTGCACCATCGCCCGGGAGATCGCCGCAGCCCACCCGGTTCACCACCTTCCTCCTCTCACGATCTCCTGTTCGCACGAGCATGCGGCCTGGCCGGGAACCGTCAGCATTTCCGCCGCGACCCTCCACGCCGTCGTACGGGACATCGCCGACTCGCTCCGCCGGTCCGGTGTCGGTTCCCTGATTCTGGTCAACGGACACGGCGGAAATTACGTGCTGCGTAACGTAGTTCAGGAATCCGTCGGCAGCGGGATACGTATGGCGCTTTTCCCCGGCTCGGCAGACTGGGATGCGGCACGGTCCAGGGCCGGTGTCCAGACCCCGTCACACAGCGATATGCACGCGGGTGAAGTGGAGACGTCCATCCTGCTGCACGCCCATCCCGAACTGGTCCGCCCCGGTTATGAGACCTCCGATTTCCTGGTCGACGACCGTAAGCATCTGCTCACTCTGGGTATGACGGCATACACCGAGTCCGGTGTCATCGGCCGTCCGTCAATGGCGTCCGCCGATAAGGGAAAAGAACTTCTGGCGGCACTGGTCGAATCCTTCGGTGAGTACGTCTCACTGCTCACCCGGCAGGCGACGCGATGACCGGCCGCAGCCGCGTACTCGACGCGGCAGAAGGCTGGGAGCGGCTGCGGGGCATCCGGTCGGAGGCGGACGCCGAGGCCGCCGGCCTTGTCCCGGGCGCGGACGGCGGCCGGCGCTGGAAGCAGGACGCCTCGCCCGAGGCGGAGATGCTCGCCAACCGCTATCTGCCACTGTGCCTGGCCGGTCCGCACGTTACGTTCGCACAGCTCGGACAGAGCCTGGACGGTTTCATAGCGACGCGTACCGGCGACGCCGACTACGTCACGGGCGAGGAGGACCGCCTTCATCTGCACCGCCTGCGTGCGCTCGCCGACGCGGTGGTCGTCGGGGCGGGCACAGCGGTCGCGGACGACCCGCAACTGACGGTGCGTGCCTGCCCCGGGGCCAACCCGGTGCGCGTCGTGCTCGATCCGCACATCCGCGTACCGCCGGGGCACCGGGTGTTCACCGACGGATCAGCGCCGACGCTGTGGGTGGTGGGCGAGGGCAGTGACCGCGGCAAGTCCGCCCCGGACGGCGTCGATGTACTGACACTGCCGGACAGCGATGCGTTCGCCCCGGGCCGCCTGGTGCAGGCGCTCGCGCGGCGCGGTCTGGGCCGGGTACTGATCGAGGGCGGCGGCGTCACCGTGTCACGCTTCCTGCACGAGCAGGCGCTGCACCGGCTCTACGTCACGGTGGCGCCGGTCCTGCTCGGCGACGGTGTCCCAGGGCTCCGCTTCGCCGGTACGCCGGTGATGCGGGACGCGCTCCGCCCGCCGGTGCGACGCGCCGCCCTCGGCGAGGACACGCTCTTCGAGCTGGAGTTGGGGACGCCGAAGACGGGCGAGCCACTGGCCGGCGAGCACCCCGACACCGGGCAGGCTCGCGGCGAAGGTGAGCACTCCGTAGATGACGGCGACGGTCAGACCCTGGGCCGCGCCCAGGCCGGCGGCTCCGAAGGCCCACGCGGTGACGCCTTCCCTGGGCCCCCAGCCACCGACGTTCAGCGGCAGCGCCATGGCGAGCAGCGCCAGCACCATCAGGGGCGCGAGTTCGGCGAACGGCGCCGTTGACCCGGCGGCCCGGGCGGCGAGAAGGAACGTGCCGAGGTGCCCGGCCAGCACCACGACGGACGAGATGACCACTCCCGGCCAGCTTCTGCGGGCGAGCAGTCCGAGCCGCGCTTCGGCCAGCGCGGCGCGGACCGCGCGGCGCCATCGCGATGTGCCTGGCTTCCCGCGGAGCCGGACGGCGACCGCGATCGTCAGGGCGACCACCACGGCGAGAGCCAGAGCGGTCCCCGGCGACGCGGCCAGGTCGCGGGGCCCCGCCAGGGCCGGGGACGGCTGGGCGAGCAGGACCGTCACGCCGACCGCGATCAGGACCACCTGGCCCGCGGTGCGTTCGAGGACGACCGCGCGCACACCACGGCCGACGTCATGCGTGTCCTGCCCGTGCCGCACGGCGCGGTGTACATCGCCGAGTACGCCGCCGGGCAGCGCCGCGTTCAGGAACAGCGCCCGGTAGTAGTCGGCGACGGCACGGCCCAGCGGCAGCCGGATGCTCAGGCCGCGGGCCACCACGCACCAACGCCAGGCGCTGAACACAGTGGTGAGCAGGCCGAGGCCGAGGGCGGCCAGCAGGGTGGGGCCGTCAATCCTGCGCAGCCCGTCCAGGAAGGCGCCGGTGCCCAGCCGCCACACCAGCACCAGGAGGATGCCCGCTCCGGCGAGCGTGCCGAGACGGGCCCGTACTGTCTGCGCGCTCATGAGGTCCCGCCCGCCGGCCCGGGCAGTGCCAGCAGATCGCTGTGGTGCACCACCACCTGCAACTGGCCCGCCTCACACGCGGCCAGGCGGCGCCGCAGATACGCCTCGGCGCGCGAGGCGAGGCCGGGGCGCTGCTCGCAGGCCGCGCCGACCCAGCCCCGTAGCCACTCCGCCGTCAGCGCCGACTCATCGGCGCCGAGCCGCCACGGGCTGGGGTGCGCCCGTACCGTCGCCCCTTGCCGTGCGAAGGCCTCGGAGGCCGCCGTTACGGCGTCGGGCCCGAGCAGGCCGTTACGGCGCTGGTGGGCGTTGAAAGCGGCGGCGAGCTCGGCATCCAGCGGTTCGGCCGGTGTCAGCTTGACCCGCCCGACCACGGAGAGCGCCAGCAGTGCCGGGCATTCGGCCCTCGCGCAGGCTTTGGCGAGCCCGTCCATCTCGTCGCGGGTGAGCACGTCCAGCAGAGCGGACGCCGTCAACAGCGAGGTGCCGGCCAGGTCTTCAGCGGTCAGGCGGCCGATTTCACCGGGTTCGGCGGCGACCGTCACGCTGCTGCCGTCAGCCGCCGTACGGGGCATCCGCACGGCGGCCAGTTCGAGCAGAGCGGGGTCACGGTCGTTGAGGATCCAGTGCTGGGGGCCGTTCAGCCGGGGCGCCAGCCAGCGTCCCATGGAGCCGGTGCCGCAGCCGAGATCGCGAATCACCAGCCCCGCATCCTCTCGCTTCAGACGCCTGAGCAGCGGTTCGAGGAGTCCGGATGCGCGGGCGGCGGCGTCGGCGCCTTCCCGCAGCTCCAGCCACTCGGGGGCATAACGAGGCACGTCGGTCGTACTCACGCGGCCCTCCGGGGTTCGAGTATGAGCTGTTCCAGGGCACCGGCCAGCTTCCGCGATGTCGTCTCCCACCCGTCCAGCGCTGTGCGCCGGTCGCCTGCTGCCGCCTTCAGCCGACGGCGCAGGCCGGGGTCGCCGAACCAGCGGCGCAGCGCCGCGGGGAGTGCCGCCGGGTCTTCCGACGGTACGAGGATGCCCGGCACGCTGCCGTCGGGCGCGCGCCCGACCGCCTCCGGGAGACCGCCGACAGCCGTCGCCAGCACGGGGATGCCGCGTGCGAGCGCCTCGGTCGCGGCCATGCCGTACGTCTCGGCGTACGAGGTGAGCACCATGAAGTCGGCGGCGGCGTAGCTCGCGTCGAGCTCCGCACCGGCCTGGGGTCCCACGAGGCTCACTCGGTCGCCGAGGCCGTACTCCTCGATCAGCTCCCTCAGGCCGGCGACATAGCCGGGGTCCTGATCGAGGCCGCCGGCGCACACGCAGTCCCAGGGCAGGTCCGCGACGGCCGCGAGTGCCTTCACCAGCCGGTACTGTCCCTTGCGCGGAGTCACCGACGCAACGCACAGGAGCCGCGAGACACCGTCGGTGCCGGGCGCCGGGGGCTCGATGTCGACGCCGGGGGCGGCGACATGGACCCGGCCTGAGGCGAGGCCGTGGTGGGCCACGAGCCTGCGGGCCGCCCACTCGCTGGTCGCCACGACCGCCGGAACGGCGCGCAGAGTTTCGCGTTCCAAGGCGTCCAGGGCCGCCGCCCGGGCGGGGGCGAGTCCTGTCTCGTCGCCCAGCGGCAGATGCACCAGCACCGCCAGGCGTAGCCGTTCGGCCTCGGGGACGACGATGTCGGGAACGGCGCAGGCGACGAGTCCGTCGAGGAGGACGACGGTGCCGTCCGCCGACTCCGCCAGGACTCGCGCCAGTTCGGCGCGGGCGGCCGCTGCGGGCTCGGGCCAGCTGCCCGCGACGGCGTGCTCGTGGACCTGCCAGCCGATTCCGGGCAATTCCTGGCAAACACGGCGGTCGTAGACATTGCCGCCACT
It includes:
- a CDS encoding HlyD family efflux transporter periplasmic adaptor subunit yields the protein MQFRQQALSKLQSPEEIDLPVRFARPQGWLVLAVTVVVMIAASAWAVTGTLTSTLGAPGILTHAQGSYVLQSPVAGQVTDVLAEEGARVSANAPLVKLRTAEGSTVVRTIAAGRLTALVATIGSVVTTGADVAAVERIDKPDDPLMAVLYVPADSGSTVPVGASVDLTVQSVPTQQYGVLRGRVKAVGRTAQTRQRITGFLGSSQLGEQFSNKGQPVAVLVRLDPSSRTESGYTWSSADGPPYAVDSMTLTTGSIRLSEQHPIDWLLP
- a CDS encoding cellulase family glycosylhydrolase, with the translated sequence MAKMRARLIGLVILMTASLTTGSVPSAAAPAPDSLWFDEQAASAFTVEGGRFKDGLGREVVLRGYNVSGETKLEENGGLPFASVADAEKSATALRALGGGNAVRFLLSWAHAEPVRGQVDRAYLTAATAQLRAFLKTGIRVYPDFHQDLYSRHLFNKGSWYTGDGAPKWAVEAGGYPRESCGICLFWGQNITQNEAVKRATYDFWHNKGGVQDAFLATAQTTMAYFAEHLSAAEFAAVAGFDPYNEPHAGSYDSGQSSRAWERELLWPFYEKFRARMDAAGWQSKPAFVEPNLFWNSNLAFQKQEGGLLDAGTIGPRYVFNTHFYDHKAISGIFMWGKAADGQYAGDFGAVRDRAAGAGTAAVVSEFGHPLTGSVSDKAPTVGKAMYQALDSRLPGAAWWSRLQDSGPVLSGTQWQWDIYNGRHHELMNGNPDKVLTAADAWNDEDLSAVRLDDSGTALLRQDARLLDRLYPSATAGRVMAFTYEDRSRDGSKTLTWNPVPKSLPRVAELVGSGQYGLLLWRSDGTAAPTELHLPASFDTPRTTVVSDLGAVAGPPAYTRSTPIAVAPEPGGTGSRRLLLTAQNADGVHYALVTNGATAPSAAMLKGAQDELAAWAAGRAWS
- a CDS encoding type A2 lantipeptide, which gives rise to MNSTPQVQTQEISDSDLDNVSGGLVGQAAGAALGTVDSVIPVSGVVGAASGTVGSVVGTAEGLTGLDTSGVTGLVAGL
- a CDS encoding NHLP family bacteriocin export ABC transporter peptidase/permease/ATPase subunit codes for the protein MTAQKQKQQLPPPAGGRGRHRPEGTPASRRGSRRAGPPPKAKKAKKQQAVRTPTVLQMEALECGAASLAMVLAHYGRHVPLEELRIACGVSRDGSRASNLLKAARSYGLQAKGMQMESAALAEMRAPAILFWEFNHYVVYDGMERRFGRRGVHINDPDKGRRFVATEDFDTSFTGVALIFEPSDSFRRGGRKPGIMGAVPARLRGTTGTLLAALLASLLLVAVGAAVPALSRTYIDMFLIGNQTSLLGPLFASMAVMVALTAVLTGLQQANLLRGRIISSTLSSARFLRHLLRLPVTFFAQRSPADLVQRLQSNDAVAETLARDLAAAGVDGVVVILYAVLLWTYDPQLTVIGVLIALLNVVAMRIVIRLRATNTQKLRADSARLTNTSYTGLQLIETMKATGGENGYFRRWAGQHATTLEVQQRLGVPSAALAVVAPTLAMLNSALILWIGGLRAVEGHISIGLLVAFQALVTRFTAPITRLNGVAGRIQDFAADVARLKDVENFPVDALYSRREQDASTRRLKGHVTLENITFGYSPLDKPLLSEFSLTVGPGQQVALVGGSGSGKSTVSRLISGLYSPWEGTIRIDGQRLEDIPRSALAASVSFVDQDVFLFEGTVRDNVALWDPSIPDEAVVTALKDAALYDDVIARRPDGIHSRVEQDGRNFSGGQRQRLEIARALVRRPSILVLDEVTSALDAQTEQVIIDNLRRRGCACVVIAHRLSTVRDSDEIVVLDHGSVVERGRHEQLVAAGGPYADLVKEH